The Methylomusa anaerophila genome has a segment encoding these proteins:
- a CDS encoding helix-turn-helix domain-containing protein produces MARPKKYIVILTDSELKELQSLLRKKNTSHTIRSRCQILIDLDEAHGKVLTHEQCAKSNGVCIATVHNTLKTYASGGIPAIVKLKRNVNSDQARRLVDGRAEAKIIELACGPAPDGHVRWTLRLLEEKSRVVLDTPVSREAIRRTLKKRTSASPQ; encoded by the coding sequence ATGGCTAGACCTAAAAAATATATTGTTATCCTGACGGATTCTGAATTAAAGGAGTTACAATCACTCCTTCGAAAGAAAAATACCTCTCATACTATTCGCTCTAGATGTCAAATTCTCATTGATCTGGATGAAGCTCATGGCAAAGTTCTGACCCATGAACAGTGTGCAAAATCCAATGGTGTCTGTATCGCAACCGTTCATAATACACTAAAAACATATGCTTCCGGTGGCATCCCTGCTATTGTGAAGTTGAAGAGAAATGTAAATTCCGATCAGGCCAGACGCCTTGTAGACGGACGCGCAGAAGCAAAAATCATTGAACTTGCCTGTGGGCCTGCACCGGACGGACATGTGCGCTGGACTCTCCGTCTGCTCGAAGAAAAATCACGAGTTGTGCTTGATACACCTGTAAGCCGGGAAGCCATCCGTCGCACTTTAAAAAAACGAACTTCAGCCTCACCTCAATGA
- a CDS encoding IS630 family transposase, protein MPPKENAEFVACMEDILEVYETPYNPMRPVVCMDEKPYQLLGDERKPLPMRPGASQKIDSEYVREGTCSIFVFTEPLSGTRHVSVRERRTAADWAEEIKYLVDVMYPDMDKIVLVMDNLNTHRPASLYKVFAPQEARRIIKRLELHYTPKHGSWLNIAEIELNVMTRQCLSRRIDTISRLKEELQCWKNERNQKVSRVNWHFRLDNARIKLISLYPKFEIQQQ, encoded by the coding sequence ATCCCACCAAAAGAAAACGCCGAATTCGTAGCCTGCATGGAAGACATTCTAGAGGTATATGAAACACCCTATAATCCAATGCGTCCCGTTGTCTGCATGGATGAAAAACCTTACCAGCTTCTGGGAGATGAACGAAAACCGCTGCCAATGCGTCCCGGTGCTTCTCAAAAGATAGATTCGGAATACGTAAGGGAAGGAACCTGCAGTATATTTGTCTTCACGGAACCTCTTAGTGGTACAAGACATGTCAGTGTACGCGAACGGCGTACTGCTGCAGACTGGGCGGAAGAAATCAAATATCTTGTGGATGTCATGTATCCCGATATGGATAAAATCGTTCTGGTAATGGACAACCTGAACACACATAGGCCAGCGTCCCTTTATAAAGTCTTTGCGCCGCAAGAAGCTCGAAGAATTATAAAACGCTTAGAACTGCATTACACACCCAAACATGGAAGCTGGCTTAACATAGCAGAAATTGAGCTGAATGTTATGACCAGACAGTGCCTTTCCCGAAGGATTGATACTATATCCCGTTTAAAGGAAGAGTTGCAGTGCTGGAAAAATGAACGCAACCAGAAAGTATCGAGAGTTAACTGGCATTTTAGACTGGATAATGCCAGAATAAAACTTATATCTTTGTATCCCAAATTTGAGATCCAACAACAGTAA
- a CDS encoding IS630 family transposase (programmed frameshift) gives MESLDNRLIAVNHAMKNCKNRRLFERYQTIKLYLEGYDVPQIAKITGRCLKTVYNFLNAYQTGGLKALAMNFSPGRPSFLTKEQKQEILDVLIHKRPEDVGFPAEMNWTGPILREWIIRTFNVEYSRSGTNVLLHELGFTCTRPTYTLAHADPIQQEEFKKNGKPLRADLLHDKVDRILFQDESMIRDYQAIARTWFPKGQQRIIPTYGKHQGIKLLGTLDYESGEIFVIESDRYDAEVFLSFLQQILLKYPGERIVIILDNARIHHANLLQPFLKSNKDRLTLVFLPPYSPNLNLIEEFWGWLKHSCIYNVFYHSTNEIRQRIQRFVAQINQMPLKVIDRLCCSL, from the exons ATGGAATCCTTAGATAATCGTCTAATTGCAGTAAATCATGCAATGAAGAATTGTAAAAACCGACGCCTGTTTGAGCGCTACCAAACCATAAAACTTTACTTGGAAGGTTATGATGTTCCTCAGATCGCCAAAATCACCGGTCGTTGTTTGAAAACAGTCTACAATTTTCTCAACGCCTATCAGACCGGTGGCCTTAAGGCCCTTGCAATGAACTTCTCTCCCGGCAGACCCTCTTTTCTTACCAAGGAACAAAAACAAGAAATTCTTGATGTCCTGATCCATAAAAGACCCGAGGATGTAGGTTTTCCGGCAGAGATGAACTGGACAGGACCCATCCTTAGAGAATGGATAATTCGCACCTTTAATGTAGAATATTCTCGAAGTGGAACCAATGTATTATTGCACGAACTGGGCTTTACCTGTACTCGTCCAACCTATACTCTTGCTCATGCTGACCCAATTCAACAAGAAGAATTCAAAAAAAATGGGAAACCCT TGAGAGCCGATCTTTTGCATGACAAAGTTGATCGTATTTTGTTTCAGGATGAATCTATGATTCGGGATTATCAGGCTATCGCCCGTACTTGGTTTCCAAAAGGGCAGCAACGCATTATCCCAACTTACGGTAAGCATCAAGGTATTAAACTTTTAGGCACGCTTGACTATGAAAGCGGCGAAATCTTTGTAATCGAAAGTGACCGTTATGATGCCGAGGTCTTTTTGTCCTTTCTACAGCAGATCCTTTTGAAGTATCCAGGGGAAAGAATTGTAATCATTCTCGATAATGCCAGAATTCATCATGCCAATCTCTTACAGCCATTCTTAAAGAGTAACAAGGATCGTCTTACCCTTGTTTTTTTGCCGCCTTACAGTCCCAATCTTAATCTAATTGAAGAATTCTGGGGCTGGCTCAAGCATTCTTGTATCTACAACGTTTTTTATCACTCAACCAATGAAATTCGCCAAAGGATTCAAAGGTTTGTCGCTCAAATCAATCAAATGCCTTTAAAGGTCATTGATAGGTTGTGTTGTTCTTTGTAA
- a CDS encoding immunity 53 family protein, giving the protein MSLKWLETWYKNHCDGSWEHLYGIKIDTLDNPGWRIHINLFDTEVENKDFKPVKIERTESDWVHCTVKNYIFQGAGGPENLEEILEVFKIWVTH; this is encoded by the coding sequence ATGAGTTTAAAATGGCTAGAAACTTGGTATAAAAATCATTGCGATGGTTCGTGGGAACATTTATATGGAATAAAAATTGATACATTAGATAATCCTGGATGGAGAATCCATATTAACTTGTTTGATACTGAGGTTGAAAATAAGGATTTCAAACCAGTAAAAATTGAACGGACAGAGAGTGACTGGGTACATTGTACTGTTAAAAATTATATTTTTCAAGGAGCAGGAGGACCGGAAAATCTAGAAGAAATCTTAGAAGTTTTTAAGATTTGGGTAACTCATTAG
- a CDS encoding 4Fe-4S binding protein: MAQVNYQELKKGGFMKQIQKDRFSLRLRIVGGHITAEQLKKVYEVAQQYGQGYIHMTSRQSIEIPFIKLEDIDTVKKALAEAGVQPGACGPRVRTITACQGATICPHGLIDTTALAKEFDERYYARELPHKFKLGITGCRNNCLKAEENDLGVRGGTEVKWDAGKCNFCGLCEAVCSAKVIQVNQQDKKLSFKDTDCIFCGKCVKVCPAGAWQGKSGFIVYFGGLYGKQIAIGKQLEPRLLSNEELHKVVEATLEFFKQYGKQGERFGNTLDRVGWDLFRRQLAAAL, from the coding sequence ATGGCGCAAGTTAATTACCAGGAACTTAAAAAAGGCGGGTTCATGAAGCAAATTCAGAAGGACCGCTTTTCCCTGCGGTTAAGGATTGTTGGCGGACATATCACGGCCGAACAACTGAAAAAAGTCTATGAAGTTGCCCAGCAGTATGGACAGGGCTATATTCATATGACTTCAAGACAAAGTATTGAAATACCGTTTATTAAATTAGAGGATATAGATACAGTGAAAAAAGCCTTAGCAGAAGCAGGAGTGCAGCCAGGGGCCTGTGGACCGAGGGTTAGGACAATAACCGCCTGTCAGGGGGCCACGATTTGTCCCCACGGTCTTATTGACACTACGGCACTTGCGAAGGAATTCGATGAGCGATACTATGCCAGGGAACTTCCCCACAAATTCAAACTGGGGATTACCGGCTGCCGGAATAATTGTCTGAAGGCCGAAGAAAATGACCTTGGTGTAAGAGGTGGAACCGAGGTTAAGTGGGACGCCGGTAAATGTAATTTTTGCGGCCTGTGTGAGGCAGTCTGTTCTGCAAAGGTTATTCAAGTTAACCAGCAGGACAAAAAGCTTTCGTTTAAAGACACGGATTGCATCTTTTGTGGTAAATGCGTAAAAGTCTGTCCTGCCGGAGCATGGCAGGGGAAGAGCGGCTTTATCGTTTATTTTGGCGGGCTTTACGGCAAGCAGATCGCCATTGGCAAGCAACTGGAACCACGCTTGCTTTCCAATGAAGAACTCCATAAAGTGGTGGAAGCCACTCTTGAATTTTTTAAGCAGTATGGAAAACAAGGTGAAAGATTCGGCAATACTCTTGACCGGGTAGGATGGGATTTGTTTCGCCGGCAGTTGGCAGCGGCATTATGA
- a CDS encoding sulfurtransferase TusA family protein, with translation MGFVSPAVGSGIMSDKRADALIDITDVVCPVTFVKTLVALEELADGKILEIIMNDGEPILNVPRSLKDEGHKVIKAEKRDNGTYSVLVEKGSLK, from the coding sequence ATGGGATTTGTTTCGCCGGCAGTTGGCAGCGGCATTATGAGCGATAAAAGGGCAGATGCGTTAATAGATATAACCGACGTGGTTTGTCCCGTTACCTTTGTAAAAACCCTGGTTGCGCTTGAGGAACTTGCAGACGGTAAGATTCTTGAAATCATAATGAACGACGGTGAGCCTATATTGAACGTGCCCCGAAGTCTCAAGGATGAGGGCCACAAAGTTATTAAAGCCGAAAAGCGAGACAATGGGACATACTCGGTGCTGGTAGAGAAGGGCAGTTTAAAGTAG
- a CDS encoding DUF3846 domain-containing protein, translating into MRYINDDILVAVKKPSKLPVLQYIPNDTRSIQDIVGDPMKYINFQNDIMIVAYNNEGKPRDLPVNFEYNNDVIVGTCFFVGNIGGFSSLTEEQIGTVLNKFG; encoded by the coding sequence ATGCGTTACATTAATGATGATATTCTAGTAGCAGTCAAGAAACCTTCAAAATTACCCGTTTTACAATACATTCCTAATGATACCAGATCTATACAGGATATCGTTGGCGATCCCATGAAATATATTAATTTTCAGAATGATATAATGATTGTAGCTTATAACAATGAAGGAAAGCCGCGAGATCTTCCTGTTAATTTCGAATACAATAATGATGTAATAGTAGGTACTTGCTTCTTTGTCGGCAATATTGGCGGATTTTCTTCACTTACCGAAGAACAAATTGGGACAGTCTTGAATAAATTTGGATAA
- a CDS encoding HesA/MoeB/ThiF family protein gives MRESFSLSYYIYVSLAAMLGVNLVGLGVVMMRFMGAGSMSFSNEQMERYARHIILKEVGVRGQQKLLASKVLIIGTGGLGAPAAMFLAAAGVGTIGLADGDAVELANLQRQIIHLTKDIGKAKVLSAQETINEINPDVKVIMYQKAADASNVVDIIKDRDYDFIIDGTDNFPAKFLINDACVITGKPFSHGGIIRFQGQTLTYIPGQGPCYRCIFHAPPPPDAVPTCKQAGVLGVMGGVIGTIQATEAIKYILGVGELLNGYVLTYDALEMNFRKVKLPRDSNCPVCGENPSITKLADYTHPACEACI, from the coding sequence GTGCGGGAGTCTTTTAGTCTTTCCTATTATATTTATGTCAGTCTTGCCGCAATGCTGGGCGTAAACCTTGTGGGGCTGGGAGTCGTAATGATGCGTTTTATGGGGGCGGGGAGTATGAGTTTTTCCAATGAACAGATGGAGAGATACGCAAGACATATTATTTTGAAAGAAGTCGGCGTCAGAGGACAGCAAAAGCTGCTGGCATCTAAGGTGTTAATCATCGGCACCGGCGGCCTGGGCGCGCCGGCGGCCATGTTTCTGGCCGCTGCCGGAGTCGGGACCATCGGTTTGGCAGATGGCGACGCGGTGGAGCTAGCCAATCTTCAGCGGCAGATTATTCATCTGACGAAGGATATCGGCAAGGCCAAGGTACTGTCGGCCCAGGAAACAATCAACGAGATAAACCCGGATGTAAAGGTGATTATGTACCAAAAAGCGGCTGATGCGAGCAACGTAGTTGATATAATCAAGGACCGGGACTATGACTTCATCATCGACGGTACCGATAACTTTCCGGCGAAGTTCTTAATCAATGACGCCTGTGTTATTACCGGCAAGCCTTTCTCTCATGGGGGCATTATCCGGTTTCAGGGACAGACTCTGACTTATATTCCGGGGCAGGGTCCTTGCTACCGGTGTATATTTCACGCTCCGCCGCCGCCTGATGCTGTTCCCACCTGTAAGCAGGCCGGGGTATTGGGGGTAATGGGAGGCGTAATCGGAACCATTCAGGCAACGGAAGCCATTAAATATATACTGGGCGTCGGAGAACTGCTAAATGGTTATGTTCTTACCTATGACGCCCTGGAAATGAATTTTCGGAAAGTAAAGCTGCCACGGGACAGTAACTGCCCGGTATGCGGCGAAAATCCGTCCATCACCAAACTTGCCGATTATACGCACCCGGCATGCGAAGCCTGCATCTAA
- a CDS encoding hemagglutinin repeat-containing protein, which yields MSGLFSSGGLGFTIGSKSEKTTLDQQTMEQAGSTIGSIEGNVNLIAGNQVNSAGTTIISGQDTNISGKNVTIDNTVNTYDSQYKYEFKQSGLSVSLGGGVIDAATGAYNDIQRSGQVQDDRLKTLYEYKAVKDLEKLKDFKGNLTKGVGVNVSIGSTTITSEQNTHVESVNPSNISAGGNVNITATDGDINLKGTKITATDVTLDAKNDINLDAAQNQQQIDGKTSSSSWSLGASFGLDGNFTGLTGGFGSGRGTENGNTVTHTGSVIDAAGTVTLKSGNDTNIIGSQVKGDKVVANIGGNLNLASLQDSDDYTANNQSTGIGFGTGKISGTTGSFNTGKTNSNYDSVTGQAGIFAGAEGFDIYVGKNTDLKGAVIASEAEAVKNALSTGTLTFANMENRAKYSSSSIGVNYNAGKDANGKSVAKKDQGLTPNISVTASGDASSTTQSAISPGTIEVRSNPNQDLSGLSRDPEGAVNALGKIFDKKTVQEKQELAQVFGEVAYQKIGDLAIQNGWVQGGSETAALHALVGGIMSQMGGGTFASGAVGAGVSEAVQSELSKITDPALRQWASVSTR from the coding sequence ATGTCAGGCCTCTTCAGCAGCGGCGGCCTCGGCTTCACCATCGGCAGCAAAAGCGAAAAAACCACCCTCGATCAACAAACCATGGAGCAAGCCGGCAGCACCATCGGCTCCATCGAAGGCAACGTCAACCTCATTGCCGGCAACCAAGTCAACAGCGCCGGGACTACAATTATCAGCGGCCAGGACACCAACATCAGCGGCAAAAACGTCACCATCGACAATACAGTAAACACCTACGACAGCCAGTACAAATACGAATTCAAGCAAAGCGGCCTGAGTGTATCCTTAGGCGGCGGCGTAATCGATGCTGCCACGGGTGCTTATAACGACATCCAGCGCTCGGGTCAGGTACAGGATGACCGGCTTAAAACGCTGTATGAGTACAAAGCCGTTAAAGATCTTGAGAAACTGAAGGACTTCAAAGGCAACCTGACAAAAGGAGTGGGTGTCAACGTCAGCATTGGCAGCACAACAATCACATCCGAGCAAAACACCCATGTGGAAAGCGTCAACCCATCCAACATCAGCGCCGGCGGCAACGTCAACATCACCGCCACCGACGGGGATATCAACCTCAAGGGAACCAAGATTACCGCGACGGATGTCACCCTGGACGCCAAAAACGACATCAACCTGGACGCCGCCCAAAACCAACAACAGATCGACGGCAAAACCAGCTCCTCCTCCTGGTCCTTGGGAGCATCCTTCGGCCTTGACGGCAACTTTACCGGCCTGACCGGCGGCTTCGGCTCCGGCCGCGGCACGGAAAACGGCAACACGGTAACCCATACCGGCAGCGTCATTGACGCCGCCGGCACCGTAACCCTCAAATCCGGCAACGACACCAACATTATTGGTTCACAAGTAAAAGGCGACAAAGTTGTGGCCAACATCGGCGGCAACCTCAACCTCGCCAGCCTGCAGGACAGCGACGACTACACGGCGAACAATCAAAGTACTGGCATTGGTTTCGGCACCGGCAAGATCAGCGGTACAACCGGCTCCTTCAATACCGGCAAAACCAACTCCAACTATGACAGTGTCACTGGTCAGGCAGGGATCTTCGCCGGGGCGGAAGGCTTTGATATTTATGTGGGGAAGAATACCGACCTGAAAGGCGCGGTGATTGCTAGTGAGGCGGAGGCAGTAAAGAATGCCCTCTCGACAGGTACGCTGACCTTCGCCAATATGGAGAACAGAGCAAAGTATTCGTCAAGCAGCATTGGTGTCAACTACAACGCAGGTAAAGACGCCAATGGTAAGTCTGTAGCCAAAAAAGATCAGGGATTGACTCCTAACATTAGTGTTACAGCCAGTGGGGATGCCTCAAGTACAACCCAATCAGCTATATCACCAGGAACTATCGAAGTTAGGAGCAATCCTAATCAGGATTTGAGCGGATTAAGTCGTGACCCGGAAGGAGCCGTCAATGCATTAGGTAAGATCTTTGATAAAAAGACGGTCCAGGAGAAACAGGAATTAGCGCAAGTATTTGGTGAAGTAGCTTATCAAAAAATCGGGGATTTAGCAATACAAAATGGTTGGGTCCAGGGTGGTTCAGAAACTGCTGCGTTGCATGCTTTAGTTGGCGGCATAATGTCACAAATGGGCGGTGGTACTTTTGCTTCAGGAGCAGTTGGAGCAGGGGTTAGTGAAGCAGTACAAAGTGAACTATCAAAAATTACGGACCCTGCATTACGTCAGTGGGCTAGTGTATCGACACGTTGA